AGGTACTAGAGATGGAAGTATTAAAAGTTTCAGCCAAATCCGTTCCCAATTCAGTAGCTGGCGCACTAGCGAATGTATTAAGAGAAAGAGGCAACGCTGAGATTCAGGCAATTGGCGCAGGTGCAATCAACCAAGCGATTAAAGCCATCGCAATCGCGAGAGGATTTGTAGCACCAAGTGGAGTAGACCTCATTTGTATTCCCGCGTTCACTGACATTTTAATTGATGGAGAAGAGAGGACAGCCATTAAACTTATCGTTGAACCGAGATAAACATTTATCTTACCTATGCATGTAATAGGTAAGATTTTTCTTTGTGAAAAGAAAACCATACGCTAGGCGTATGGTTCCGGAAAGCTTTCAGCGATGTATCAAAAAAA
The sequence above is a segment of the Pueribacillus theae genome. Coding sequences within it:
- a CDS encoding stage V sporulation protein S produces the protein MEVLKVSAKSVPNSVAGALANVLRERGNAEIQAIGAGAINQAIKAIAIARGFVAPSGVDLICIPAFTDILIDGEERTAIKLIVEPR